The Cellvibrio polysaccharolyticus genomic interval CTGGGTAAACCGTTGACTCAAACACGACGATGCTGTTTTTACCGATCACTTTACCCAGCATGGCGGATGCTTTTTCCAGCGGTGTCAGGTCGGGTTGGCGGCTGCTATTAATAGGTGTCGGAACGGTAACGATATATACGTCACAGTTTTTCAGGTCATCGGGGTTTGCGCTGAACTGCAAGTGTGTAGCTTGCTGTAATTCCTCGGCGTTCAGTTCGAGTGTATGGTCGACATGATTGTGCAGTTCCTGGATGCGCTGCGGGTTGATATCAAAACCGATAGTGTCGATTTTTTTTCCAAATTCGACAGCAAGTGGTAAACCGACATAACCAAGACCAATGATGCTGATGCGGGGATTACTGGCGAACATAATGCATTAATTCCTTTCATGAGCCTGACAGGGTGGGCGCTAAATTAACACATTCTTTGCTGAATTTTTAATACAGTTATATAACTCCTGTCATTATTCCGTTTAATTCGGAATGTTATTCTCTATTCGTCAAAATAACGGCTGCTTTTATCGAAACGGATAAAATAAAACCGCTATAATGCGACCTCATTGTTATTAACATCGTGCTCGATGCAGGCCACAGTAAGGATTTGGGTTTGTCGTATATCCGTATTAATAAACACTTTATACACCTCCCTTATTTATTCCTGGGGATTGTTGAAGCAATACTGTTGATGCTGGCAGCCTGGATTGCCTTGCAGATCAACACATTCATCAACACCGGCGCACTGAGCTGGCACATTGCCACCGAGTATCCCGCCTCGGTTCTGGTGTTCTCGCTGGTGCTGAGTTGTTGCACTTTGTCCATGGGTGTTTACACGTCGATGGTGCAGGAAGGTTTTGCCAGTATGGTGTTGCGCACCCTGGTGAGTTTTTTCCTGTTGGGCAGCTTGTCGCTGTTCATCCTTAACCTGGTTTGGCCGGGCGGTCTTTTTCAGCAGAGCCAGGTTTTCTGGGGCGTTGTTATATCAACACTGATGGTGCTGGTTGCCCGTTGGATTTTCATCAAAGCGGTCGACTTGCGTAACCTCAAGCGCCGGGTAGTCATCTATGGTGCCGGCAGCAAGGCGAAAAATCTGCTGGACGATCTCAAGCCCGAGATGGCGTTGCTGGGTGTCACCATCGTTGGTTGTATTCGCAGCACCAATGAAACCGTGGAAGTTGATCCGGCGCTGGTCGTGGAAGAGCCGACCGACTGGCTCACTTTCGTGCGCGAACGCCAAATTTCCGAAATCGTTATCTCACCCGATGAGCGTCGTCGCGGCAGCGGTGAAGCGTTTCCTTTGCAGCAGTTGCTGGATTGCAAGCTGGCGGGTGTTCCTTCCAGTGAGGCCATCAGTTTTTACGAGCGCGAATTGGGCAAGATCGACATTCAGCTGTTGCGTCCCAGCTGGATGTTGTTTTCCGATGGTTTCCGCTACCCCAAATCCCAGCAGCTGGCCAAGCGATTGTTTGATATCGTATTGGCATCTGCCTTCTTTGCGGTGCTCTGGCCATTTATGCTGTTAACCGCGATTGCGGTGCGTCTCGAAAGCCCCGGTTCGGTGCTTTATCACCAGCAGCGGGTAGGTTTGAATGGCAAGCTGTTCCGTATTTATAAATTTCGCAGCATGCGTCAGGATGCTGAAGTGGGTGGCAAGGCTATCTGGGCTCAGAAAAACGATGCACGGGTTACCCGCGTAGGCGCCTTTATTCGTAACACCCGGCTGGACGAACTTCCCCAGCTTTACAACGTGTTGTCCGGTTCCATGAGCTTTGTGGGGCCGCGTCCCGAGCGTCCGGAGTTTGTCAGTGACCTGTCGGAGCAGATTCCTTTTTATAACATCCGTCACAAGGTCAAGCCCGGTCTGATGGGGTGGGCGCAATTAAAGTACCCTTACGGTGCTTCAGTAGAAGACGCCAAAAACAAACTGCAGTACGATCTGTATTACACCAAAAACCACAGCTTTTTGATGGATATGCTCATCATGATTCAAACCGTGGAAATTATTCTGCTTGGCAAAGGTGTGCACTGATGCGGGCAGGTATTAATAGCGCTGGATTATTGCAAAAGACACTAAAGGAGCTATGACATGAAAATGTCTCCCAACATGCTGGTTATTGGTTTTCTGACGGTTTTCCTGACAGCGTGCGGCAGCACCCGGTCAATTGAAATGCCGACTGTTTCGGACGCACCGGTGGAAGATTACCTGATCGGTGTTGGCGACTCCTTGCACGTTAACGTCTGGCGTAACCCCGAGTTGTCTCTTTCGGTACCGGTAAGGCCGGATGGCAAAATCTCCATGCCATTGGTGGGGGATATCCAGGCCGCTGACCGAACGGCGACGGCGCTGTCGCGTTACATTGAAACCCGCCTGAATGATTACGTGCGTAGCCCGCAGGTAACGGTCATTATCAGCAATCCGGACAGCGTTGACTTTCAGCGTCGTGTGCGGATTACCGGTGCCGTCTCCACGCCCCAATCGTTGCCCTATCGCAGTGGTATGACGGTATTGGATCTGGTATTGCTGGCGGGCGGCACCACCGACTTCGCCTCACTTAACAACGCCAGGCTTTACCGCAAAATAGGCAATGAAATAAAAGTGTATCCCATTCATCTGAATGACCTGATCAACAAAGGCCGTCTGGATACCAACTACAGCTTGCAGCCCTCTGACATCATTACTGTACCAGAGCGAAACTTCTGACCCGACCCGGATTGACTCATGGATAAATCGACCATTAGAGACCTTTTGCTGGCATTTAAAACGGAACTGGTTCGGTTCCGTTTTCCTGTGGTGCTGTTTTTTATATTGATCAGCTTCGCGGTGCTTGCCGTAGGGGTTTTTTGGCCAAAGCATTACACCAGTGGTGCCTTGTTGGTAGCGGATTCCAGCACTATCTATGAACCGCTGTTCAAGGGCCGTGCGCCAGTCACCTCCATTGATCGATCGGAGCAGGCCAGAGAAATTATTTATACCCGTAGCATTCTTGAGTCTGCTGCGCGGCAAGCCGGCTTGCTAAAAGACAGTGCAACCGCTAAAGAGGTCGATCAGGTCGTACGTGACATTCGCTCCGGATTAAGCACCCGTGCTGAAAAAAATAATTATTTTCGTATTACCTATTCCTCCATTCATCCCGACGCTACCTTTGAAACACTGAATGCTGTCGTCAATGTATTTATTGAAGATATCGCCAGAAAAAAGCGTGATGAAAGTCTGGGTGCCTTTAACTTTATTGATGCTCAGGTACAAAGTTATAAAAGGCAGCTTGAACAAGCTGAAGAAAAGTTGAAAATTTTTACCGGGCAGAATACCGATGGTACAGAAGCCAGTGTGACCAATAGAATTGCATCTCTGCGCAATGAAATTGAATCTTTGAAAATTTCAATTGAAGAAAGTAAAACCCGAATTGCTACCGTCCAAACGCAATTGAGTCAGGAAGGGCAGTATCAGCAAGCCAAAGGTCAGATCGATGAGTTACGCCAGCGCCGCCAGGGGCTTGTAACTCAACTGGAAAATCTCCTGTTGCTCTATCAGGAAAACTACCCTGATGTGATTTCCCTGCGTGCGCAGATTTCCGAGTTGGATAATTCCATTGCAACCTTGCAGGCCAGCGGCGAAGTGTTTGGCAATAATGATCGCGTAGAAAATCCTCTCTATGAAGAATTGCGTAAGCAACAGCAAGCAGCCGATCTGGATTTACGGTCGCAACAGCGTCGTATGGAATCGCTGAGTAATTTACTGGAGCAGGAATACGAGCGCGCGCGTCGCGTCGCGGCCAATCGCGCAGAATTGTCCGATCTGACCCGCGATATGAAAGTTATTCAGGATGTTTACGAAGAGATGTTGCAGCGTAAAGAATCGGCGCGTGTCTCCATGACCCTGGATATTGAAGGGCAGGGCACCAGCTACCGCATTCAGGAACCGGCTGCATTTCCTTTGAAACCCTCAGGTTTGTATTTTCTTCACTTCGCTATATTGGGGCCTATCCTTGGGTTGCTGGCTTCTTTAGGGCTTTTGATTGTTTACGTGTTGCTTGATCCGCATATTCGTTCGGCCCGAGCCTTGCAACAATCCTTACCCGAAGGCATGGATGTGATTGGTTCCATACCGCATTACAACACTCCGTTGGGTGAGCGCTTGTTACGTAAAGATATTATTGGGTTGCTGCTGTTAAGCATAATCGCTATTGCGGCCTATGCAGGTTTTGCTGTGTATTGGCAGTTTCTAAGAGGCTAGGATGATGACAGATCAAGACAACGATATTCTGCCGGAATCACAAGCGTCTGAAGACGTTCGCCTGCCGGCACAGAATCAAATCAGAAAAATGCGTAATACCGCCTTTTGGACGCACGAAGAACTTTACGAGCGCAAAGTAGTATTTGCCGGTATGCGCCAGCGTGATGTGCTGAATGCTTTCCGTGAAGTGCGCATTCGTCTGTTGCAAAAAAGCCAATCCGACAATATTGTGGTGCTGGTGTCTTCAGTTGCAGATTCAGGCGGTTCCAGTTTTTTTGCGTTCAATCTTGCAGCAACCTTTGCGCTTGATCAGCACAAAACGGCGTTATACGTGGACTGTAATCCCTATGATTCAGCAGCAGAACGCTACAGCGTTATGCCGATTGACAAGGGTTTAACGCAATACCTCACCGATTACACGGTACCGCTGCAAAAAATTATCTATCCCAGTGGTGTAGAGCGCTTGCGTATTATTCCATCGGGTGGGTCCAGTGAATCTGCCGCCGAATTTTTTAACTCCAATAGAATGGCGACGCTGGTGTCGGAAATCAAGTCTCGGTATCCGGATCGTTTCATCGTTCTCGACGCGCCTTCCGTTCAGCATTCAACCGAGGCGCGGATTCTCGCTCGCTATTGTGATCACGCATTGATCGTGGTGCCCTTTGGTAAAAATGTAACAGACGACGTGCTGGCAGCCGTGGATGCGGTAGGTAGAGATCGCTTCTCCGGCTTTGTGTTTAATCATTAATAACTATTTCAAGCAAGAAAGGGAGGTGCGCATTGAAGAAGACTATGCTGGCAGCATACTGCGGATCTTTGTTGATTGCTCTTCCGGCTCAGGCGTTGACCCGTCACGTTGATGCTTTTGTCGATCTTTCTACCGAATATACCGATAACGCCAATAAAACCGATCTCGACCCTGTCAGTGAACGACAGGATCGAATTTCATTAGGCGGGAAAGGCGTTTATCAAAATCCGCTGCTGGATTTTACTGCTGACTATATATTGTCAGAATACCGCTACAGTGAAGACTCCCAGCCTGATCGCAATATGCTCGAAGGGCAGTCAACGCTGTATCTCGGCAAAAACAGCAAGCTGCTCAATCTTACCGTCATGCACACTCGTAAAGGTGTATTAGGCGCACCTGAACAGCTGGATTTGGTGCGCAATTACGATGAACGTGAAATAGTTTCTATCTATCCGGGTGTGCAATATCTGTTAACGCCGGTAGATATGATTTTTGGTTACGGCATTTATACGGATACCAATTATCGTCGCAACAATGCGCGTGACTCCCGTCAGGAAGGCGCGGCCCTTGGCTGGATGCACAAGTTTTCTGACATAGATTCCTTCTCTGTCAATGTATCCAGCGCAGAGATCACTTTTCCTGCTGCAAAAGATCGAAGTTATCGGCAGGATAACGCCATGCTCAGTTATACCTCGGCATTGCGCAATCTCAGTTATACCGTCGGTGTCGGCTACAACTGGAGTGAGATAGATTCCACCCGGGATTACTCCAGCCCTTCCTATCAAGCTGACATTACCTATAAAAATGATACGTCCGGTATTCGGTTGTATGCAGACCGGATGATCACCAACACCTCCATGGGGGATGGGCACCGGTTTGACCCGGGTAATATTGATCGTGGTGATGTTGGCTCATCTGAAATCGACCAAATGGATAGAAAAAATATCGACCTGCAGCTTTATTCCAATTTATTTTGCAATGTTTGTACGGTCAACCTCGGCTTTCGTTGGCGGAACGATGATTACCTGGATTTATCAGAAGATAATACTGAGACAGGTGTCTCTCTGGGATTCTCTTACGCAATTTCACCGAGAACCAAAGCTACGCTGCAATTTAGCAAACGTAAGCAGGATTTTTCAGGTGGATCGCGGTTACCTTTTGATTCGGATAGGCAGGCATTTATTATCTCGCGTGATTTTCATAGAGATATCAGCGTACGTTTATATGTGGAACAGGAAAAACGCGTTTCAGACGATAGCTTCAACAATTACGATGAGTTGGCTTCCGGTATTGGTGTCCGGTTCAATTTTTAAAAATTCTCACATGGCTCATGGGGTCTATGATGCGTAAATCGGCATTTTTACTATCTTTGGTAATTGCTCTTACTGCTTGCGATAATAATGGCCAGGATGTACAGGCCGAAGTGAATCGTTACGAGCGATCGGCCACCGCTTACCAGCAGCAGGGGCAGTACCGTGCTGCTATTCTCGAAGCCCGAAATGCCATTCAACTGCAGCCAGGCAATTCGGCTGGTTATATTTTACTAGCCAATATTTACAACAAAATTGGCGTATACGCATCCACTCGAAATTTACTGGAACCTCTGCTGGAAAAACACCCCGAGGTTTTTGTAGAGTTGGCCGAAGCCTACGTTGAAGGAAGAAAATTCCGCTCTGCTATCAATCTTTTAAATTCAGGAAACATTCGAAATCTGAATGAAAACGAACAACGCCGTGCCTACGGTATACAGGCACGGGCTTATATTGCGCTGGGTGATGTCGAAGGTTTTCAAAAAACACTCGAAAAGGTTAAGGCAATTCCCGGCAGCGAAGGACAATCTGCCTATTTGAGTGCAGAGTTCTTTATGGCTCAAGGCAATCGGGAAAAAGCTGCAGAGACCTTGAAGGCTGCATTACAAACCGGGCCTGATCATTTACGCAGTCTGATTCTGGCTGGTCAGATTGAATTTATGGAAAACCATCTGGATGCTGCCGAGGCGCATTTAACGCGCGCACTTACGCTCACTGCTAATGGGGATGTGTTAACCGCCGAGCGAGCCACGATTCTTGATTATTTAACTCAGGTATTGATCCAGCAGGGCAGAACCAGTGAGGCCTATGCTTATCAACGATTATTGGCTGACTCCAATAACGAAGGTGAGTTGTTAAGAAAGAAATATGCGGATGCCCTGGAGTTGTATCAACAAGGAAAACTGGAAGAATCTGCCAAATTATTACAGGAAATTCGCTCGTTAAGCCCTACGCATACCAGTGCCGGAACCTTGTTAGGGCTCATCCAATATCAGCAAGGCGACAATGAAGAAGCTGTGGAGCTCTTCAATCAGTACCTTGACACAGAAACCGCCAGCTCTTCATTGATTCAAGCGGCGGCTATGGCAAAGTACCAAAGCAACAACAATATTCAGGATGCTATTGGTTTGCTGCGTGATGCCGCCAATCGCCAGCCCGAAGACGCCAATATCCAGGCCAGTTTGGGATTAGCTTTATTGGAAGCTGATCCGGTCAGCCAGCAAGGTGCTGATGCTATTGAAAAAAGCCTCTCTTTGAATCCGGCGCAACAACGCTTGCGACTGGCTTTGGCTAAACGTCAAATGACACTGGGCGATAAAGAGGGAGCTATAGGCCAGTTGGAAACGGCCTATAAAACCCAGCCTGAAGATCTCGCTGTGCAACAAACCTATTTGAGCACACTGCTGGCAGAAGGCAGAGAGAATCGGGTTGATCAGGAAATTCAGGCATTCAAAAAGCAGTACCCTGACAATGTGCGGGGCGCCTTCCTTGAAGGCTGGTTCCGGCTTCACCAAAAAAAATATGCCGAAGCTCGATCGTTATTCGGTAAAACGCTGAAAAATCCGGACAGCCCGGATCGTGCAATTGCTTATATGGGGTTGGCGCAAACCTGGGAGCGTGAAAACCAATGGGCAAAAGCTGCTGAGGTCTGGTCGGAAGCGTTGACTGATATGCCTGGTCAGATTGAGGGCTATTCACAATGGATGAATGCGCTGGAAAAGTCCGGCAACTCGCAACAAGCGATTCCTTTTCTAACCAAGCTTGAAGAAAAAGGCGCGTGGCAAACTTCGGTTATGCTTTCCCAGCTCACCTTTAACGACGGTAATATTGAAAAAGCCATTGAGCATATCCAGTTAGCATTGGAGAAAAGTGAGCATGCCGGTTTTGTCAGAAATATCGCTGCTGATCTTTATAATCGTTTAGCGATCCGTGACCGCTCCCAAGGGAAAATCCCCGAAGCCAAGATCAGCTTTTTGAAAGCGTTGGAATATAATCCATCCAATATTAATTATTTGGCTAACCTCGTAGACACAGAGCTGTTTACCAACAACGCTCAGGAAGCAAATCGCCTGCTTGATGCCTTTAAACCACAGGAAGAAGATAAAGCGGCCTGGCACTATTTAAAGGGGCTTATTCATCGTGCAGCAGAAGAAACCGGTCCATCGTTAGAAGCGTTTCAGACTTCATGGGCAGTAAAGCCGACTGAAAGTGCCGCAGAAGCTATCTTCTCTGCCCATCAGGCAGCAGGCAATACAGCTGGCAGAGACGAATGGCTGAATGAATGGCTGAATAAACTGCCGAATAGTGCCAAGGCTACTCTGGTTAAAGCCATGCAATATCAACAGGCCGGTAATCTGAAAGAGGCGGAAGTCTGGTATCAGCGCAGTATAGAAATTTCGGCAGATTCGGTCATTGCATTTAATAATCTTGCCTGGATCTACCATGAGCAAAAGGACAAGCGGGCACTTGAGTATGCCAAACGTGCATACGATCTTGCTCCGCAAAGTCCCGTGATTCTTGATACCTACGGTTGGATGTTGGTGAATGCAGGTAGTGTCAAGGAGGGGGTGGCGTATCTTGAGCAAGCCGAAAAAATTGCTCCCGATAATGCTGATGTTAAAGAACATCTTCAGAAAGCCCGGCAACAGTTGTAATTGTGAACAGAGGAAAAAGAAAAAGACGAATAAATAACTCGGGCATGGCTTTTGTGGGTAACGCATAGTGTCGATGCCTGATTCTTCTGCCCGTGTGGATGAAATAAAATCCTCTCCGAAAATAGACAGTTTTTTTCGAAGTGAAGCCTGGTTGGAAGCCTGGATTGACACCTATGGGAAAGATCCTCGTATTACCTTGATCGACCCCTTTGGTCGTAACAACCCACGGGAAATTTTTTA includes:
- a CDS encoding tetratricopeptide repeat protein is translated as MMRKSAFLLSLVIALTACDNNGQDVQAEVNRYERSATAYQQQGQYRAAILEARNAIQLQPGNSAGYILLANIYNKIGVYASTRNLLEPLLEKHPEVFVELAEAYVEGRKFRSAINLLNSGNIRNLNENEQRRAYGIQARAYIALGDVEGFQKTLEKVKAIPGSEGQSAYLSAEFFMAQGNREKAAETLKAALQTGPDHLRSLILAGQIEFMENHLDAAEAHLTRALTLTANGDVLTAERATILDYLTQVLIQQGRTSEAYAYQRLLADSNNEGELLRKKYADALELYQQGKLEESAKLLQEIRSLSPTHTSAGTLLGLIQYQQGDNEEAVELFNQYLDTETASSSLIQAAAMAKYQSNNNIQDAIGLLRDAANRQPEDANIQASLGLALLEADPVSQQGADAIEKSLSLNPAQQRLRLALAKRQMTLGDKEGAIGQLETAYKTQPEDLAVQQTYLSTLLAEGRENRVDQEIQAFKKQYPDNVRGAFLEGWFRLHQKKYAEARSLFGKTLKNPDSPDRAIAYMGLAQTWERENQWAKAAEVWSEALTDMPGQIEGYSQWMNALEKSGNSQQAIPFLTKLEEKGAWQTSVMLSQLTFNDGNIEKAIEHIQLALEKSEHAGFVRNIAADLYNRLAIRDRSQGKIPEAKISFLKALEYNPSNINYLANLVDTELFTNNAQEANRLLDAFKPQEEDKAAWHYLKGLIHRAAEETGPSLEAFQTSWAVKPTESAAEAIFSAHQAAGNTAGRDEWLNEWLNKLPNSAKATLVKAMQYQQAGNLKEAEVWYQRSIEISADSVIAFNNLAWIYHEQKDKRALEYAKRAYDLAPQSPVILDTYGWMLVNAGSVKEGVAYLEQAEKIAPDNADVKEHLQKARQQL
- a CDS encoding XrtA system polysaccharide chain length determinant, translating into MDKSTIRDLLLAFKTELVRFRFPVVLFFILISFAVLAVGVFWPKHYTSGALLVADSSTIYEPLFKGRAPVTSIDRSEQAREIIYTRSILESAARQAGLLKDSATAKEVDQVVRDIRSGLSTRAEKNNYFRITYSSIHPDATFETLNAVVNVFIEDIARKKRDESLGAFNFIDAQVQSYKRQLEQAEEKLKIFTGQNTDGTEASVTNRIASLRNEIESLKISIEESKTRIATVQTQLSQEGQYQQAKGQIDELRQRRQGLVTQLENLLLLYQENYPDVISLRAQISELDNSIATLQASGEVFGNNDRVENPLYEELRKQQQAADLDLRSQQRRMESLSNLLEQEYERARRVAANRAELSDLTRDMKVIQDVYEEMLQRKESARVSMTLDIEGQGTSYRIQEPAAFPLKPSGLYFLHFAILGPILGLLASLGLLIVYVLLDPHIRSARALQQSLPEGMDVIGSIPHYNTPLGERLLRKDIIGLLLLSIIAIAAYAGFAVYWQFLRG
- a CDS encoding porin family protein encodes the protein MKKTMLAAYCGSLLIALPAQALTRHVDAFVDLSTEYTDNANKTDLDPVSERQDRISLGGKGVYQNPLLDFTADYILSEYRYSEDSQPDRNMLEGQSTLYLGKNSKLLNLTVMHTRKGVLGAPEQLDLVRNYDEREIVSIYPGVQYLLTPVDMIFGYGIYTDTNYRRNNARDSRQEGAALGWMHKFSDIDSFSVNVSSAEITFPAAKDRSYRQDNAMLSYTSALRNLSYTVGVGYNWSEIDSTRDYSSPSYQADITYKNDTSGIRLYADRMITNTSMGDGHRFDPGNIDRGDVGSSEIDQMDRKNIDLQLYSNLFCNVCTVNLGFRWRNDDYLDLSEDNTETGVSLGFSYAISPRTKATLQFSKRKQDFSGGSRLPFDSDRQAFIISRDFHRDISVRLYVEQEKRVSDDSFNNYDELASGIGVRFNF
- a CDS encoding CpsD/CapB family tyrosine-protein kinase, giving the protein MMTDQDNDILPESQASEDVRLPAQNQIRKMRNTAFWTHEELYERKVVFAGMRQRDVLNAFREVRIRLLQKSQSDNIVVLVSSVADSGGSSFFAFNLAATFALDQHKTALYVDCNPYDSAAERYSVMPIDKGLTQYLTDYTVPLQKIIYPSGVERLRIIPSGGSSESAAEFFNSNRMATLVSEIKSRYPDRFIVLDAPSVQHSTEARILARYCDHALIVVPFGKNVTDDVLAAVDAVGRDRFSGFVFNH
- a CDS encoding XrtA/PEP-CTERM system exopolysaccharide export protein; its protein translation is MPTVSDAPVEDYLIGVGDSLHVNVWRNPELSLSVPVRPDGKISMPLVGDIQAADRTATALSRYIETRLNDYVRSPQVTVIISNPDSVDFQRRVRITGAVSTPQSLPYRSGMTVLDLVLLAGGTTDFASLNNARLYRKIGNEIKVYPIHLNDLINKGRLDTNYSLQPSDIITVPERNF
- a CDS encoding TIGR03013 family XrtA/PEP-CTERM system glycosyltransferase — protein: MSYIRINKHFIHLPYLFLGIVEAILLMLAAWIALQINTFINTGALSWHIATEYPASVLVFSLVLSCCTLSMGVYTSMVQEGFASMVLRTLVSFFLLGSLSLFILNLVWPGGLFQQSQVFWGVVISTLMVLVARWIFIKAVDLRNLKRRVVIYGAGSKAKNLLDDLKPEMALLGVTIVGCIRSTNETVEVDPALVVEEPTDWLTFVRERQISEIVISPDERRRGSGEAFPLQQLLDCKLAGVPSSEAISFYERELGKIDIQLLRPSWMLFSDGFRYPKSQQLAKRLFDIVLASAFFAVLWPFMLLTAIAVRLESPGSVLYHQQRVGLNGKLFRIYKFRSMRQDAEVGGKAIWAQKNDARVTRVGAFIRNTRLDELPQLYNVLSGSMSFVGPRPERPEFVSDLSEQIPFYNIRHKVKPGLMGWAQLKYPYGASVEDAKNKLQYDLYYTKNHSFLMDMLIMIQTVEIILLGKGVH